The following are from one region of the Mauremys reevesii isolate NIE-2019 linkage group 2, ASM1616193v1, whole genome shotgun sequence genome:
- the FAM237B gene encoding protein FAM237B, which produces MDSVCRRRWYLQLGCILIVNLVYANPEYQKELPGSLGEIDHHCWESSSHRLVEMKKLKVADAIIALWDFMMFLKESPKAKHNELFNDLAQNFWDMYVDCVLSRSHGMGRRQLLSPNYFSTYPQRTSQGSDFSKHQF; this is translated from the exons ATGGACTCTGTGTGTAGAAGAAGGTGGTACCTTCAGTTGGGCTGTATATTGATAGTGAATTTGGTTTATGCCAATCCAGAATATCAGAAAGAACTTCCTGGAAGCCTAGGTGAGATTGACCATCACTGCTGGGAGAGCTCCTCTCATAGGCTGGTGGAAATGAAGAAACTCAAGGTAGCAGATGCTATCATTGCTCTCTGGGATTTCATGATGTTCCTAAAAGAATCACCAAAGGCCAAGCATAATGAACTCTTCAATGACTTAGCCCAGAACTTCTGGGATATGTATGTAGACTGTGTGCTTTCAAGGTCCCATGGAATGGGCAGAAGACAATTACTATCTCCCAACTATTTTTCCACATATCCACAGAGAACCTCACAAG GGTCAGATTTCTCAAAACATCAGTTTTAG